In Alosa sapidissima isolate fAloSap1 chromosome 11, fAloSap1.pri, whole genome shotgun sequence, a single window of DNA contains:
- the endouc gene encoding poly(U)-specific endoribonuclease-C, with protein MAYGTSYGVLMVVLTVAQPLVNAASQTVNQDLSNILNELWKLDKNRLSPGTDYTIDLQGKAGYVTQGSTYARDYAAKPLFSSVDEDKLNSITTYARFIKLLDNYEMATGTAEMVTAEEVTENNEFLDAILETEVMKRAHTYLVGKGQARASLKQFKTDLYEIWFRVYHRDRNGGADSSGFEHVFVGESKFGREIMGLHNWVQYYLQEKHKHLDYKGYKASYNDLPDSDDHVLNTQFSWHGLIKPVGSAFVGVSPEFEVAIFTILFLTSTTKSSTAVVNLDEYQLELVVYRHGRSIGTAYPKLLSSNKRHL; from the exons ATGGCGTACGG AACAAGCTATGGAGTTTTGATGGTAGTGTTAACAGTCGCCCAGCCTCTGGTAAATGCAGCAAG TCAAACAGTGAACCAGGACCTGTCAAACATTCTGAATGAGCTGTGGAAGTTGGATAAGAACCGCTTGTCACCAGGGACAGACTACACCATTGATCTGCAG GGCAAAGCAGGCTATGTTACCCAAGGAAGCACCTATGCAAGGGATTATGCTGCAaaacctctcttctcctcagttGATGAGGATAAGCTTAACAGCATAACCACTTATGCCC GCTTCATTAAGCTGCTGGATAACTATGAGATGGCCACAGGCACGGCTGAGATGGTCACAGCAGAGGAGGTCACAGAGAACAACGAGTTCCTAGACGCCATCTTGGAGACTGAAGTGATGAAG CGAGCACACACATACCTGGTGGGGAAAGGGCAGGCACGGGCTAGCCTGAAGCAGTTCAAGACGGATCTGTATGAAATATGGTTCCGTGTCTATCACAGAGACCGCAATGGGGG GGCTGACTCCAGTGGATTTGAGCATGTGTTTGTTGGAGAGAGCAAATTTGGCAGAGAGATCATGGGCCTCCACAACTGGGTCCAGTACTACTTGCAGGAGAAACACAAGCACCTCGACTACAAGGGATACAAAGCCTCATACAATGATCTG CCGGACTCAGATGACCATGTCCTGAACACACAGTTCAGCTGGCATGGCCTGATCAAGCCAGTGGGGAGCGCCTTCGTCGGGGTCAGCCCTGAGTTTGAGGTGGCCATCTTCaccatcctcttcctcacctccacaacaaagtCCTCCACGGCTGTGGTGAACCTGGATGAGTACCAGCTGGAGCTGGTGGTGTACAGGCACGGTCGCTCCATTGGCACTGCCTACCCAAAGCTGCTGAGCAGCAACAAGAGGCACCTGTAG